The genomic region GTATCCGGGAACCCGCTGAAGGCATGGTTGTCACCACCAACAACGCGCGGGCTGAGAATGCCCGCAAGATGGTGATGGAACTCTTGGTGGCTGACCAGCCGAAGAAGGAAGAGGCGCGCGATAAGTCCTCGCATCTGTGGGATATGGCGGAGCTGAACGGGGTTTCAGAGTCGCGGTTCCCCAAGCTGGAAAAGGACCGCATCCCGCTGCTGGACGACAGCCATGTGGCGATGAAGGTCAATCTGGACGCCTGTATTTCCTGTAACCTTTGCGTGCGGGCCTGCCGCGAAGTACAGGTGAATGACGTGATCGGTATGGCCGGCCGTGGGCATGATGCCTATCCGGTGTTTGACATTGCGGATCCTATGGGCGCGTCGTCCTGTGTGGCTTGCGGTGAATGCGTGCAGGCTTGCCCGACCGGCGCGCTGATGCCCGCGACCGTGATGGACGACAATCAGGTTGGTGACAGCAAGGACTATGATTCCGAGACCGAAAGCGTCTGCCCGTTCTGCGGTGTCGGCTGCAAAGTGTCGCTGAAGGTCAAGGACGGCAAGGTCAAACATGTCGAGGGCATCAATGGCCCCGCGAACGAAGGCCGCCTCTGCGTCAAGGGTCGATTTGGTTTCGATTATATTCACCACCCGCACCGGCTGACCAAGCCGCTGATCCGCCGCGATGACGCGCCGGCCAAGGGCCTGAACGTCGATCCGGGCAATCTCTCCACCCATTTCCGCGAAGCGACCTGGGAGGAGGCGATGGATCTGGCCGGCAAAGGCCTGATGAAGCTGCGGGACGAAGACCCGAAATCGGTTGCGGGCTTTGGTTCTGCGAAATGCACCAACGAAGAGGCCTACCTCTTCCAGAAGTTCATCCGTCAGGGCTTCAAGCACAACAACGTCGACCACTGCACCCGTTTGTGTCACGCCTCCTCGGTTGCGGCGCTGATCGAGAACGTCGGCTCCGGCGCGGTGACCGCGACCTTCAACGAGATTGAGAACGCAGATGTGGCGATCGTCATCGGTTCCAACCCGATCGAGAACCACCCGGTGGCGGCGACCTACTTCAAGCAGTTCACCAAGCGCGGCGGCAAGCTGATCGTGATGGATCCGCGCGGCGTTGGCCTGCGCCGGTTCGCGACCGAGATGGTGCAGTTCCGCCCTGGTGCAGACGTGTCGATGCTGAACGCGATCATGAATGTGATCGTTGAAGAAGAGCTCTACGACAGCCAGTACATCCATCGCTGGACCGAGAATTGGGAAGCCGAGAAAGAGCACCTGAAGCAGTTCACCCCCGAGAAGATGTCGGAGATCTGCGGTATTGAGCCGGACCAGCTGCGCCGTGTTGCCCGGATCTTTGCCGGTGGGAATGCGGGGCTGATCTTTTGGGGCATGGGGATTTCCCAGCACATTCACGGCACGGATAATTCGCGCTGCCTGATCTCGCTGGCGCTGATGACCGGCAATGTTGGCAAGCCGGGCGCCGGCCTGCACCCGCTGCGCGGCCAGAACAACGTGCAGGGCGCGTCTGATGCGGGCCTTATCCCGATGTTCCTGCCCGATTATCAGACGGTGACATCGGATGATGTGCGCAAATCCTTCACCGATGTCTGGGGTGGCGGCGACTTCTCGAACGAGAAGGGCCTCACCGTGACCGAGATTGTCGACCAAGCATATGCGGGCAACATCAAGGGGATGTACATTCAGGGCGAAAACCCGGCGATGTCCGACCCGGATGCCGATCACGCGCGGGAGGCCTTTGCCAAGCTGGAGCTGATGATCGTTCAGGACATCTTCCTGACCGAGACGGCGAACTATGCCGACATCATCCTGCCGGCCTCGGCGCTTTATGAAAAGAACGGCACCGTGTCCAACACCAACCGTCAGGTGCAGCGGGTGCGCCCCGCCGTGGCACCTCCGGGTGAAGCGCGCGAGGACTGGAAAGTCACCGTGGAACTGGCGCGGCGCATTGGTTTGCCCTGGGACTACAAGGATGTCAGCGAAGTCTTTAACGAGATGAAGCTGAACATGAAGTCCCTGAACAACATCACCTGGGAGCGTCTGGAAACCGAGACTATCACCTATCCGTCGCTGCACGAGACCGACCCCGGTCAGGCGATTGTGTTCGGCGATGGCTTCCCGCGCCCCGAAGGCCGCGCCCGCTTTACCCCGGCCTCGGTGATCCCACCGGATGAGGCACCGGATGCGGAGTATCCGATGATCATGACCACCGGCCGTCAGCTGGAGCACTGGCATACCGGCTCGATGACGCGCCGGTCACTGGTGCTGGATGCGGTGGAGCCGGAGGCGAACTGCTCGCTCAACCCGCGCACGCTGAAGCTGATGGGCGTTGAGCCGGGCGAAATGGTGCGCCTGTCCACCCGTCGCGGTTCAATCGAGATCATGGCGCGGGCAGACCGGGCCATCGCCGAGGACATGGTGTTCGTGCCCTTTGCCTATGTGGAAGCGGCCGCCAACATCCTGACCAATCCGGCTCTGGACCCCTATGGCAAGATCCCCGAGTTTAAATTCTCGGCCGTGAAGGTCGAGAAGATCGAAGGGCAGATCGCAGCCGAGTAATCCGGTATAGCTGGCAGAGGTAACAGAGCGGGCGCGAAACCAGGGGTTTCGCGCCCGTTTCATCTCGTAGCGCCGGGCTGGCGCCCGGCGCGGGCGTGGCCCGTTCCAGCGTTGGAAACAAGGACGAACCGTGTCGGGCGCATGAGATGCTGCCGGGCGCGACCTGCGCTGGGCCCTAGGGGCGCGGCGCCTGACCCAACGGGAGGTGGTGGCTTTGCCGCCAGCCGACGGGCGGGAGCGTTTATGAGAGAGGAGTGGCGGTTAGGCCAAAAGCGTGATCGCGCTCTTGCCGGCGGCTTGTCGCAGCGCGTGGACCTCCTGCAGCTCGGGGTCGTTGATCCAGCCCTTGGCGGCCTCTGGGCTGGCAAACTGGAGGATCACCCCGATGCCGGTTGTGTCTCGTTCACCCTCAATAACCGTCTGAGTTGGGGTGGAGACCAGCACCTTGGCGCCGTGTTTTTGCAGTGCCGCCCCTGCTTTCTCGCGGTAGGCGGCCATGGTGTCCGGGTCTTTCAGCAGGAGGTTTACATATACATAGGCCATATTCTGTCCTTTCAGCGTTGATAGGGATCTGATGCCAAGAGGCTGTCCGCAAGAAAACACATGCATTTGCGCATCCAGCATGCGAAAACGCATGTATGCAGATCAACTGGGATGACATGCGGACCATTCTGGCGCTGGTGCGGGCAGGATCCCTGGCCGGGGCCGCGCAGGCGCTTTCCGTCAGCTACACCACCGTCGCGCGCCGGGTGCAGCGGGCCGAGGATATGTTGGGGCGACCGTTGTTTGAACGCCGCCCCGATGGCTATCTGGCCACCGCGGAGGCTGAAGAACTGGCCGCAGCGGCCCGGCGCATGGAGCAGGCGGAGCAATCGGCGCTGCGCAATCTGTCAGGGGCGGATCAAAGCCTTGCGGGTGAGCTGGTGCTGACGGCGCCACAGCTGTTGATCCAGTCTCATCTGGCGCCCTTTCTCGCTGAGTTCTGCGCGACCCATCCGGAGATTGCGCTGACCGTGCGGGCGACAAACAACGTGCTGGACCTGACCCGGCGCGAGGCGGATCTGGCGATCCGGATCAGCAAGACGCCGGGCGACACTCTGGTGGGCCTGCATCTGGCCGATCAGAAAACCGCCTGCGTGGCGCGGCCCGATCTGGTGGCACAGGCGGTCGCCGACCCGGAGGCGCCGCTCGATTGGGTGATCTACAGCGGCTATGACGCGCCACCAAAGGCCGCGTTGCAGCGCTATCCCAATTACCGGATACGGGCGCGGTTTGACGACATGACCTCGCTGATTGCGGCGGCCAAGGCCGGAATGGGAGCGGTCAGGATGCCGGTGTATCTGGGACGGAGCGATCCGGATCTGGAGCCGCTGCCGGGGATTGCGCCGCAGGACTACGCGCCGATCTGGGTGCTGAG from Phaeobacter inhibens DSM 16374 harbors:
- a CDS encoding LysR family transcriptional regulator, producing MQINWDDMRTILALVRAGSLAGAAQALSVSYTTVARRVQRAEDMLGRPLFERRPDGYLATAEAEELAAAARRMEQAEQSALRNLSGADQSLAGELVLTAPQLLIQSHLAPFLAEFCATHPEIALTVRATNNVLDLTRREADLAIRISKTPGDTLVGLHLADQKTACVARPDLVAQAVADPEAPLDWVIYSGYDAPPKAALQRYPNYRIRARFDDMTSLIAAAKAGMGAVRMPVYLGRSDPDLEPLPGIAPQDYAPIWVLSHQDLLQSAKVRHFKRGLKRFFRSREREFTSFEQGITG
- a CDS encoding DUF1330 domain-containing protein, which translates into the protein MAYVYVNLLLKDPDTMAAYREKAGAALQKHGAKVLVSTPTQTVIEGERDTTGIGVILQFASPEAAKGWINDPELQEVHALRQAAGKSAITLLA
- the fdhF gene encoding formate dehydrogenase subunit alpha, which translates into the protein MSDKITFTLDGEQVTADAGLTIWEVANGRGLKIPHLCHKPQPGYRPDGNCRACMVEIEGERTLAASCIREPAEGMVVTTNNARAENARKMVMELLVADQPKKEEARDKSSHLWDMAELNGVSESRFPKLEKDRIPLLDDSHVAMKVNLDACISCNLCVRACREVQVNDVIGMAGRGHDAYPVFDIADPMGASSCVACGECVQACPTGALMPATVMDDNQVGDSKDYDSETESVCPFCGVGCKVSLKVKDGKVKHVEGINGPANEGRLCVKGRFGFDYIHHPHRLTKPLIRRDDAPAKGLNVDPGNLSTHFREATWEEAMDLAGKGLMKLRDEDPKSVAGFGSAKCTNEEAYLFQKFIRQGFKHNNVDHCTRLCHASSVAALIENVGSGAVTATFNEIENADVAIVIGSNPIENHPVAATYFKQFTKRGGKLIVMDPRGVGLRRFATEMVQFRPGADVSMLNAIMNVIVEEELYDSQYIHRWTENWEAEKEHLKQFTPEKMSEICGIEPDQLRRVARIFAGGNAGLIFWGMGISQHIHGTDNSRCLISLALMTGNVGKPGAGLHPLRGQNNVQGASDAGLIPMFLPDYQTVTSDDVRKSFTDVWGGGDFSNEKGLTVTEIVDQAYAGNIKGMYIQGENPAMSDPDADHAREAFAKLELMIVQDIFLTETANYADIILPASALYEKNGTVSNTNRQVQRVRPAVAPPGEAREDWKVTVELARRIGLPWDYKDVSEVFNEMKLNMKSLNNITWERLETETITYPSLHETDPGQAIVFGDGFPRPEGRARFTPASVIPPDEAPDAEYPMIMTTGRQLEHWHTGSMTRRSLVLDAVEPEANCSLNPRTLKLMGVEPGEMVRLSTRRGSIEIMARADRAIAEDMVFVPFAYVEAAANILTNPALDPYGKIPEFKFSAVKVEKIEGQIAAE